A single region of the Lycium barbarum isolate Lr01 chromosome 2, ASM1917538v2, whole genome shotgun sequence genome encodes:
- the LOC132627695 gene encoding tubulin alpha chain — translation MRECISIHIGQAGIQVGNACWELYCLEHGIQPDGQMPSDKTVGGGDDAFNTFFSETGAGKHVPRAVFVDLEPTVIDEVRTGTYRQLFHPEQLISGKEDAANNFARGHYTIGKEIVDLCLDRIRKLADNCTGLQGFLVFNAVGGGTGSGLGSLLLERLSVDYGKKSKLGFTIYPSPQVSTSVVEPYNSVLSTHSLLEHTDVAVLLDNEAIYDICRRSLDIERPTYTNLNRLISQVISSLTASLRFDGALNVDVNEFQTNLVPYPRIHFMLSSYAPVISAEKAYHEQLSVAEITNSAFEPSSMMVKCDPRHGKYMACCLMFRGDVVPKDVNAAVATIKTKRTIQFVDWCPTGFKCGINYQPPTVVPGGDLAKVQRAVCMISNSTSVAEVFSRIDHKFDLMYAKRAFVHWYVGEGMEEGEFSEAREDLAALEKDYEEVGAELDEGEDDDNEEY, via the exons CCTGATGGCCAGATGCCAAGCGACAAGACAGTTGGAGGAGGTGATGATGCATTCAACACCTTCTTCAGCGAAACTGGAGCAGGAAAGCACGTCCCTCGTGCTGTCTTTGTGGATCTTGAGCCTACTGTCATTGATGAAGTCAGGACAGGAACATACAGGCAGCTCTTTCACCCTGAGCAGCTCATCAGTGGCAAAGAGGATGCAGCCAACAACTTTGCCCGTGGACATTATACAA TTGGGAAGGAGATAGTTGATCTCTGCTTGGATCGTATCAGGAAGCTTGCCGATAACTGTACTGGTCTTCAAGGTTTCTTGGTTTTCAATGCTGTTGGTGGTGGAACTGGTTCAGGTCTTGGGTCACTTCTGCTGGAGCGTCTCTCTGTGGACTATGGCAAGAAATCAAAACTTGGTTTCACCATTTATCCATCACCACAGGTCTCAACATCTGTGGTTGAACCTTACAACAGTGTCCTGTCAACTCACTCCCTTCTTGAGCACACTGATGTTGCAGTTCTTCTTGACAATGAGGCTATCTATGACATTTGCAGGCGCTCATTGGACATTGAGCGCCCCACATACACAAATCTGAACCGCCTTATTTCACAG GTTATTTCTTCATTGACTGCTTCTTTAAGGTTTGATGGAGCCCTGAATGTTGATGTGAATGAATTCCAGACCAACCTTGTTCCCTACCCCAGGATTCATTTTATGCTTTCATCCTATGCTCCTGTAATTTCAGCTGAGAAAGCCTACCACGAGCAGCTGTCAGTTGCAGAGATCACCAACAGTGCTTTTGAGCCATCTTCTATGATGGTCAAGTGTGATCCTCGCCACGGCAAGTACATGGCTTGCTGCCTTATGTTCCGTGGTGATGTTGTGCCAAAGGATGTGAATGCTGCAGTGGCTACCATCAAGACTAAGCGCACCATCCAATTTGTTGACTGGTGCCCTACTGGATTCAAGTGTGGTATCAATTATCAGCCACCAACTGTTGTTCCTGGAGGTGATCTTGCCAAGGTGCAAAGGGCTGTATGTATGATATCCAACTCAACCAGTGTTGCTGAAGTCTTCTCACGCATTGATCACAAGTTCGATCTGATGTATGCCAAGCGTGCTTTTGTGCACTGGTATGTTGGTGAGGGTATGGAGGAAGGTGAGTTCAGTGAAGCACGTGAAGATCTGGCTGCTCTGGAGAAGGATTACGAGGAGGTTGGTGCTGAATTGGATGAAGGAGAAGATGATGATAATGAGGAATACTAA